The region GCCGGCGCCGAACGCCCCCACCGCCTCGAATACGCTGACAATAGTCAGGTCCTGCCCGTTGTAGTGTCCAGGTTTGATGGTGCCGCCGTACACGAAGATGGCCGGAATGTTCAGCCGGGCAATGCCGATCATGGCGCCCGGCATGTTCTTGTCGCAGCCGCCCACCACAATCACGCCGTCATGAGACTGTCCGCGTGAGACGGTTTCAATGGAGTCGGCAATCACCTCGCGGCTCACCAGCGAGCACTTCATGCCCTCAGTACCCATGCTGATGCCGTCGGACACCGTGATGGTGCCGTAGATCTGGGGCATGCCGCCCCCTTCATGAATAGCTCCGGTGATGTGGTCTGCTAGCTCTCCCAGGCCGTTGTTACACGGCGTGATGTTGCTCTGGGCGTGCGCCACGCCAATAATCGGCTTTTCGAAATCACCATCCTGGAAGCCCACAGCGCGCAGCATCGCGCGGTTTGGGGCACGCTCGTCGCCTTGCGTGATGTGGTGACTGTTCCAGTTCAGCTTGCGCTTCTGTGCCGTGTCGGTCATGCCTCACCCTACGCCCTGAGCGTGTGGCAACTGGTCCAGAAGCACAGACAGGTGCGCATCAGAACAACAGGGACTCCCCTTTTTGGGGGAGTCCCTGACCAACGCCGCGTGAACTTATTTGGGGGCAGGCGCGGCTGTAACCTTCACCACATCGGGGAAGGACTCGGTTTTCATCTTGGCAATCTGAGAATTGAGGTATTTCTGCGCAGCTTCCCGGGTCAGCTGTTCACGAATGACAGGCGCAGCTTCGGCCAGTGGAACCATTCCGGCTTCGGTGCGCTTGGACACCAGCACGACGTGCCATCCGAACTCGGACTGGACGATCTGGGGGGTGTTCAGCGGGCCGGTGAAGCTGGCCTTGTCGAAGGTGGCAACCATGTCGCCTTCTCCGAAGCAGCCCAGGTCGCCGCCCTGCGCAGCACTTCCAGGATCCTGGCTCTTGCTGGTAGCAATTTTGGCAAAGTCTCCGCCGGCCTGCAGCTCTTTGACCACGGCCTGGGCTTCAGCCTGAGATTTGACCAGAATATGCCGGGCACACGCTTCACGCTGACGCATAAACGAAGTGCGGTTGAGGTTGTAGTTGCCTGCCACCACAGCGTCTCCGAACTTGAAGCGGCTCTGGATGGACCGGAGGTAGGTGCCGACGATCAGCTGCCGCTCGAGATCGGCACGCAGGTCTGCTTCGCTGGCATACCCGGTGCCACTCAGGGCATCGGCAAATTCGGCGTCACTTTCAAAATCGGCGCGAGCATCGGCCACCTGCTTGTCTATCTCGGCGGCGTCGGCCTTGACGCTGCCGCGGGCCAGCTGGTAAACAGCGCGGTCACGCAGATACTGCTTGAGAAATTCGCCGCGGGCGTCGTTGAATTCTGCCATGTAGCTTTCTTCGAACGGTACGCCCTGAGAATTCAGCACCCGGGCCACGGCCTGCCGGAAGGCACGGTTGAATTCGGCCAGGGTGATGACCTCCTGGCCGATCCGTCCCACGACGGCGCTGTCCTGCGCCGCGGATGTCTGAGCCGGCGCGGTCTGCGCAGGAGCAGGCGTCGCAGGTGTGGTGCTTGGAGGCGTGGTCGTTTGGGCCAGGGCGCCGCCTCCAAGCAGCGCCAGCGTGATCAGGAGTTGTTTCACGCCTCCCACTTTAGCGCGCACATTTCAGCCCTCACTGTGTAGCAGGTGAAGGCAGGGAAAGAACAGTGGGTCAACCACGTCGTCCCGCTTCATGTCGAAGGCGGTCCGGGAACAGGGGCTGATACAATCCGCCCCGTGCGCCTGACCCTGCAAGAAACGACCGACCCGCGTGTCTACGACGATGCGGTGAGCCGCCTGCCCATTACCAGTGCCCTGCAGGGCTGGGGCTACGGCGAGGCAAGGCGCGCCCTCGGGCAGACTCCGGTACGGTACCTGATCACCCGGGACGGCCAGACGGTCGGTGCTGTGCAGCTGATCCGCAAACGGCTGGTCCCTGGCTTTTCTACGCTGTACGCCCCACGCGGCCCCGCTCTGGAAAGTCTGGACCTTCTGCCGGCCGTTGCTGACGCAGTGAAGAAAATTGCCCGGCCGACGGACGCCCTATTGAAGATCGAGCCCCCGGTGCCTCTGCCTGCCAACGACGACAGCCGCGCCATTCCTGAAAGTTACGGACCGTTTCAGCGTGCGGCCACCGAGCAGCCGGAGCACACCATCGTGGCGGACCTGCGTCAGAACGAAGACGAGCTGTTCGCAGGGCTGCACAGCATGGCCCGGCGTAACGTTCGCACCGCTCAGAAGCTTGGAGTCGTTGCAGGGCGCGACGACGACTTTGAGGCCTTCTGGGAGATTTTTACGGCTACCAACGAGCGGGCCAAGCTGGGGGCCTTCCCGCGCAAGTACTACGAGACCATGCTGCGTGAAGGCAACGCCCACGGAGGTGAGGCGTATCTGGTGCTGGCGCGGTCACAGGGCAAGGCTCTGGCAGGCGGATTTTTCCTGGCGATGGGCAAGGGGACCTATTACCTGTTTGGGGGCAGCGTCCGTGACGACCGGGTGGATGATGCCGGTCAGCCGTTCAAGGACGCCAAGGCTCCCGACGCCTTCTACTGGAACGCCATGCTTGACGCGAAACGACGTGGTTACGAACTGTTCGATTTCTGGGGCATCCCACGCGAGCTTGACGAGAGCAAACACAGCTTCGGCGTCTTCAAGATGAAGCTCAAATTCAGCGAGCAGCGGGTCTGGTATCCGGCTTATGACCTGAACCTCAACCCGGCCGCGCCGGTCATCGTCAAGGCCCTGCGCTGGCGCAAGACCCAGAACAACCTTCGTAAGCGCGGCAGCGCCGAAGACGTGCTGTAACACGCGACGCCAGCATCTGAGCGGCGGCAGAGTGCCTGACCACCTTGATGCTCCGGGCTGCCGCAGTAGCGTAGGCTGGTTCAGGAGCCTTTTTGTGTGCTCTGCCGGGGGCTGCCTTTACCCGTCACTCAGCCGGAAGGCGTGAGTGAGGCGTTAGTCATCAGCGCCTAACGTGGAGGCAGCTCTGTTCCGGCACCAGCCCCAATTCTTCCGCGAGGACACCATGAAAAAAGCGCTGTTGACCTTTTGTCTGCTCCTGGGTACAACCGCAGCCCAGCAGGGCCCGGCCACCACGTCCACCCTGACGGGTATTCGCCTGACTCCTGGGGCCATCCGGGTAACCGACGCGGGCGCGACACGCGAACTGGGGCAGTATCTGAACACGCTGGCCAAAGATCAGGGGAGTGGCTGCCAGACCAGCGAGTACCTGGTATGGGACGATCCTGACCTGGCCGAGCAGATCAGCGACGATCTGGCCTCGGCGTTCCAGGCCCGCAAGCTGGTGTTCAAGACCCTCAGCGAGGAAGAGGAGGAGGAGGCCTATTCGCTTTCATTCCTGCTGACCCAGTCGCCAAATCGTTTTGTCGGCATGCTGTTCATGGACTCCGAGAGTGTGGTACTGGGTTGGTGTCATCTGAAAGCGGCGGCCCAACAGGCTGCGCCAGCGGCACCAGCTGTTCCCGCAACTCAACCCAGGCCAGCGGCACCCACCAGTGCTTCCCAGCAGGCAGGTCAGCAGTCCGGGAGCGCGCCCAGGCCCGGACATTACCGCGGGGAACTGGTGGGAGATTTCAAAGGCAACGCCATCAGCTTTCAGGTGGCGGCCGACGGCAAGATCATCAGCAACGTGCAGATGACTGGTTACTGGCGGTGCAGTGATTCGCTGAGCAACACCACCTATAAGACCAATCCCAGGCTGGTCAGTACCTATGGAGCCATGCCAGGAACCGTGCCTGTAAAGGGAGGCCTCTTTTCCGCCGAGGCCAAGCAGCCTTATCTACTCTGGGATGTCAGTGGACGATTTGTGTCGCCGACTACCGCGCAGGGCACGTTCATGGTTCAGTCAAACGACTGTACGTCCTACAAGCTCACCTTCACCGCGACCCGTCAGTAGGCTTCGGCTGAGGCGCAGCGCCCTGCGCCACTGTTGTCTCCGTCGGGAAGGCGGCATGCTTGCGTCTTGCTGTGGGTACATTTCAGGATGCTGACTCGGTTGTTTCCGGACGCCGTTTGCGATGGCGTTTGACAGGAGCGGGTGGCGCTCCCCAGACGTCGAGCTCTTCCTGGCTTACCCCAAGTTCCAGCAGCGTCGCCGTGTCCTGCGGCGTGAGGCCGGCATCTGGCAGCAGGTCGGGGCGCCGTCTCCAGGTCCGCTCCAGAGCCTGCGCCCGGCGCCAGGCTGCGACTGCTGCATGATTGCCGCCCTTCAGGACCTCTGGAACCGGCTGACCCTGCCACTCGGCAGGGCGGGTGTATTCCGGATAGTCCAGCAGCCCGCTGCTGAAGCTGTCGGCCTGATGAGATTCCGGATCGCCCAGTACTCCAGGCACCAGCCGCGCGACTGCCTCAAGCACGCAGGCGGCGGCCGCTTCGCCACCCATCATCACAAAGTCGCCGATGCTCAGTTCGCGGGTCACCAGGCCTTCGACCCGGGCATCAAAGCCCTCGTAGCGGCCGCACAGGAATGCCAGATGCTGGCGACCAGCCAGTTCTTCGGCCACCTGCTGGGTGAAGCGCTCGCCCGCCGGCGTAAACAGAATGACCTCGTCGGCAGGAGGCAGGCTGTGCAGGGCACGCTCAGCCACATCCACACGGATCACCATGCCCGCGCCGCCACCGTAAGGTGTGTCGTCAACCTTCAGATGTCTGTTCTGCGCAAAGTCACGCATATTTACCAGATTGACGTCCACCAGCCCCCGCTCCCGCGCCTTGCCAACAATGGCTTCGGCAGCGAATGGAGCCAGGAGCTCGGGGAAGAGAGTAAGAAACGAAAACGTCAGCATCAGGGCCTATTTCTCAAGGTCTTTGGGGTTTCCCTGGTTCGCGGCGTCATCGTCACTCTCTGCTTCCTCGTCATCACCCAACAGCCCGGCCGGAGTTTCGGCTGTCAGGGTCAGCGAGACCGGCTGGCGACCTTCCAGATTCACCTGCACGTACGGCGCCTGAAGAGGCACAAACGAGTCGCCCCCCTCATGCCGGACCACCAGCAGATCCTGATGCCCCGAATCCTCCACGTCCACGACTTCGCCCAGTGGCGTGCCTGATTCATCACGCACCGGCAGGCCACGCAGCTCGTGGTAGTAATAGACGCCCTCCTCGGGGGCTGGCAGGTCGCTGTCGGCGGCATACACATTGAGGCCGCGCAGGGTCTCGGCCCCTTCCCGCGACGTGATGCCTGCCAGATGCAGCGCGACCCCCGGAACCAGCGGCTCGGCCCGGCGGACGCGCAGCCAGCCCCTGTCTTCAACATAGACGCGCGGCAGCTTCAGCACCTGTTCTGGACTCCCCAGCACATACAGCTTGATGCCTCCCTGCACGCCGTGCGGACCCAGGAAATG is a window of Deinococcus deserti VCD115 DNA encoding:
- a CDS encoding peptidylprolyl isomerase, with product MKQLLITLALLGGGALAQTTTPPSTTPATPAPAQTAPAQTSAAQDSAVVGRIGQEVITLAEFNRAFRQAVARVLNSQGVPFEESYMAEFNDARGEFLKQYLRDRAVYQLARGSVKADAAEIDKQVADARADFESDAEFADALSGTGYASEADLRADLERQLIVGTYLRSIQSRFKFGDAVVAGNYNLNRTSFMRQREACARHILVKSQAEAQAVVKELQAGGDFAKIATSKSQDPGSAAQGGDLGCFGEGDMVATFDKASFTGPLNTPQIVQSEFGWHVVLVSKRTEAGMVPLAEAAPVIREQLTREAAQKYLNSQIAKMKTESFPDVVKVTAAPAPK
- a CDS encoding lipid II:glycine glycyltransferase FemX, encoding MRLTLQETTDPRVYDDAVSRLPITSALQGWGYGEARRALGQTPVRYLITRDGQTVGAVQLIRKRLVPGFSTLYAPRGPALESLDLLPAVADAVKKIARPTDALLKIEPPVPLPANDDSRAIPESYGPFQRAATEQPEHTIVADLRQNEDELFAGLHSMARRNVRTAQKLGVVAGRDDDFEAFWEIFTATNERAKLGAFPRKYYETMLREGNAHGGEAYLVLARSQGKALAGGFFLAMGKGTYYLFGGSVRDDRVDDAGQPFKDAKAPDAFYWNAMLDAKRRGYELFDFWGIPRELDESKHSFGVFKMKLKFSEQRVWYPAYDLNLNPAAPVIVKALRWRKTQNNLRKRGSAEDVL
- the trmD gene encoding tRNA (guanosine(37)-N1)-methyltransferase TrmD, whose amino-acid sequence is MLTFSFLTLFPELLAPFAAEAIVGKARERGLVDVNLVNMRDFAQNRHLKVDDTPYGGGAGMVIRVDVAERALHSLPPADEVILFTPAGERFTQQVAEELAGRQHLAFLCGRYEGFDARVEGLVTRELSIGDFVMMGGEAAAACVLEAVARLVPGVLGDPESHQADSFSSGLLDYPEYTRPAEWQGQPVPEVLKGGNHAAVAAWRRAQALERTWRRRPDLLPDAGLTPQDTATLLELGVSQEELDVWGAPPAPVKRHRKRRPETTESAS
- the rimM gene encoding ribosome maturation factor RimM (Essential for efficient processing of 16S rRNA), which encodes MSGPGVDHTRVGHFLGPHGVQGGIKLYVLGSPEQVLKLPRVYVEDRGWLRVRRAEPLVPGVALHLAGITSREGAETLRGLNVYAADSDLPAPEEGVYYYHELRGLPVRDESGTPLGEVVDVEDSGHQDLLVVRHEGGDSFVPLQAPYVQVNLEGRQPVSLTLTAETPAGLLGDDEEAESDDDAANQGNPKDLEK